One genomic window of Nakamurella panacisegetis includes the following:
- a CDS encoding NAD-dependent epimerase/dehydratase family protein, with amino-acid sequence MSRTSRRVLYVGGTGTISAACVVASLGRGDEVHVLNRGASTLRPPPPGVHQHHADIRGDDVGQALAGLHFDAVVDFLCYTAADAQRAESIFAERTDQYIFISSATVYRKPVARFPTTESTALRNPLLAYARGKLGAEQALMVAFREREFPVTVVRPSHTYDDARPPFPGDWTVVDRILRGSEVVVSGDGTSPWTITHADDFAVGLIGLIGLTASIGEAFHITSDEVLTWDAIHGILAAAADVAPRLLHLSADLIATAAPDWRWSELIRGDLSHSSIFDTTKIRSFVPAFRPQVTWEEGARRILQWRAAHPDRSGPDPTTDSILDRLVEGYHKSLTVLRQLAP; translated from the coding sequence GTGAGCCGCACCAGCAGGCGAGTGCTGTACGTAGGTGGGACCGGGACGATCAGCGCTGCTTGTGTTGTGGCCTCTCTGGGCCGCGGCGACGAGGTGCACGTCCTGAATCGGGGTGCGTCCACGCTCAGGCCGCCGCCCCCCGGAGTGCATCAGCACCACGCCGACATCCGCGGGGACGACGTGGGCCAGGCTCTGGCCGGTCTGCACTTCGATGCGGTGGTGGATTTCCTCTGCTACACAGCCGCAGACGCGCAACGGGCCGAGAGCATCTTCGCCGAGCGCACCGACCAGTACATCTTCATCAGCAGCGCCACGGTGTACCGCAAACCCGTCGCGCGCTTCCCGACCACAGAGTCGACTGCGTTGCGCAACCCGCTCCTGGCATATGCCAGGGGGAAACTGGGAGCCGAACAAGCTTTGATGGTCGCCTTCCGCGAGCGGGAGTTCCCGGTCACCGTGGTGCGGCCGTCCCACACCTACGACGATGCCAGGCCGCCCTTCCCAGGCGACTGGACGGTGGTCGACCGGATCCTGCGAGGATCCGAAGTCGTGGTCTCGGGTGATGGTACGTCGCCCTGGACCATCACCCATGCCGACGATTTCGCGGTCGGGCTGATCGGGTTGATCGGCCTGACCGCCTCGATCGGCGAGGCATTCCACATCACCTCCGACGAGGTGCTGACCTGGGATGCTATTCACGGCATCCTCGCTGCGGCCGCCGACGTCGCGCCGCGCTTGCTCCATCTGTCCGCAGACCTGATCGCGACGGCGGCCCCGGACTGGCGCTGGTCGGAACTGATCCGGGGTGATCTCAGCCACTCGAGCATCTTCGACACCACGAAGATCCGATCATTCGTACCGGCGTTCCGTCCGCAGGTGACCTGGGAGGAGGGTGCTCGCCGAATCCTCCAGTGGCGGGCGGCCCACCCCGACCGATCGGGACCCGATCCCACCACCGACTCGATCCTGGACCGCCTCGTCGAGGGTTATCACAAGAGCCTCACCGTCCTGCGACAGTTGGCTCCGTGA
- a CDS encoding ABC transporter permease, whose translation MPFALFVLRRLGRGLLTIWFAVTVTFLLLRLLPGDPALAVANPNMTASMRATLLSQYGLDQSLIVQYLKYLWQLLHGNLGVSFAQSVPVADALMSRLPWTLLLTGSALVVTVVLGIPLGVLAASRRGGFLDRLVQMGSVVGQSLFVPSVGVLLLYVFGLTFRIFPIGGAFTDGAYGIAWYLSVLTHLVLPCASLVLIQIGSYVLTLRATLIDALGEDYCTLATANGLSERRVLWKHALRNALLPTTTLIGLQLGFLVGGAVLTETVYAYPGIGRAIYEAVTQLDFPVLQGAFVLLAAAVVAANMITDIAYGLLDPRVKTA comes from the coding sequence ATGCCGTTCGCCCTGTTTGTGCTCCGCCGTCTCGGCCGGGGACTACTGACCATCTGGTTCGCTGTGACCGTCACCTTCCTGCTCCTGAGGTTGCTGCCCGGTGATCCGGCCCTGGCCGTGGCCAATCCCAACATGACGGCGAGCATGCGGGCGACCCTGCTGTCCCAGTACGGACTCGATCAGTCGCTCATCGTGCAATATCTGAAGTATCTGTGGCAGCTGCTGCACGGCAACCTCGGCGTCTCGTTCGCACAGTCCGTCCCGGTCGCGGACGCCTTGATGAGCCGACTGCCGTGGACGCTGCTGCTGACGGGCTCCGCCTTGGTCGTGACCGTCGTGCTCGGTATCCCGCTGGGTGTGCTCGCGGCCTCCCGCCGCGGCGGATTCCTGGATCGGTTGGTTCAGATGGGAAGCGTCGTCGGGCAGTCGCTGTTCGTGCCGAGTGTCGGGGTGCTGCTGCTGTACGTCTTCGGATTGACGTTCCGGATCTTCCCGATCGGAGGTGCGTTCACCGACGGCGCCTACGGGATCGCCTGGTATCTCTCGGTTCTCACCCACCTGGTGTTGCCCTGCGCTTCGTTGGTTCTCATTCAGATCGGCTCCTACGTGCTGACCCTGCGAGCCACTCTGATCGATGCCCTCGGCGAGGACTACTGCACGCTGGCCACCGCGAACGGGCTCTCCGAGCGTCGTGTGCTGTGGAAACACGCGCTGCGGAACGCCCTTCTGCCGACCACCACGTTGATCGGTCTGCAACTCGGCTTCCTGGTCGGCGGGGCCGTGCTCACCGAGACCGTCTACGCCTATCCGGGGATCGGACGGGCCATCTACGAGGCGGTCACCCAGCTGGACTTCCCGGTGCTGCAGGGCGCCTTCGTGCTGCTGGCCGCGGCGGTGGTGGCCGCCAATATGATCACCGACATCGCCTACGGGCTGCTGGATCCGAGAGTGAAGACGGCATGA
- a CDS encoding dipeptide/oligopeptide/nickel ABC transporter permease/ATP-binding protein yields MSTIPGRNRRRPRLPGGASAILLLTFIFLCIAAPLIWGRAAESTMVVDANQSMSGRHLLGTDDLGRDLLARTLVATRSSLVLAVLATLVGGVIGIALGLLSGVSRRLGRVIGAVINLLIAFPALLLAIFFAVLFGIGSVGSVLAVGAAFAPGFARITQTLTASAVSRDYVDASRVLGRGPFFVVRRHILPNIAEPVILYSTIHIGTAILSLSGLSFLGLGVQPPAYDWGRLLSDGLTRVYISPGAALGPAVAIVLAGLAFNMVGERLADSIGGRKAVSRRRTQAALAAVPTPEPDAISTSGGDALLEVRHLQVLYTAADGTVTTPVRDVSFSAAAGETVGIVGESGSGKSVATSAIAQLVEAPGSVRAQTLRFGDVDLLRPTRQTDGELGRTMSVVFQDPGEALNPALKIGTHLIEPAVTHLHEPKPSARRRALEALAGVAISDPERRYRQHQHELSGGMKQRVCIAISLMGEPKLLIADEPTTALDVTVQRQILRLIAQVGDRTGASILFISHDIAVVSEICDRILVMYAGFVVEEAPTAQLLAAPAHPYTQLLLAASPTMTARKDLPLTSLEGRMPGPGVDLPGCYFADRCPRADATCVSTRPPLAEVGVGHRASCWHPLTGSVQGSRQAEAADAVGAA; encoded by the coding sequence ATGTCGACCATTCCTGGGCGCAACCGTCGCCGGCCCCGACTTCCGGGCGGCGCGTCGGCAATCCTGCTGCTGACCTTCATCTTTCTCTGCATCGCCGCGCCGTTGATCTGGGGACGGGCGGCGGAATCCACGATGGTGGTCGACGCCAACCAGTCGATGAGCGGCCGTCACCTGCTCGGAACCGACGACCTGGGCCGAGATCTGCTCGCTCGAACACTGGTCGCCACCCGCAGTTCCTTGGTGCTGGCCGTGCTGGCCACCCTGGTGGGTGGGGTGATCGGGATCGCTCTGGGACTGCTCTCCGGTGTCTCCAGGCGGTTGGGGCGGGTGATCGGCGCGGTCATCAATCTGCTGATCGCCTTTCCGGCGCTGCTCCTGGCGATCTTCTTCGCCGTTCTCTTCGGTATCGGTTCGGTGGGCAGTGTGCTGGCCGTCGGTGCGGCTTTCGCTCCCGGATTCGCCCGCATCACCCAGACCCTGACGGCGTCCGCGGTCAGCCGTGACTACGTCGACGCGTCGAGAGTGCTCGGTCGCGGGCCGTTCTTCGTCGTGCGCCGCCACATCCTTCCCAATATCGCAGAGCCGGTGATCCTGTACTCCACCATTCACATCGGTACGGCCATCCTGTCGCTGTCCGGCCTCAGCTTCCTCGGGCTCGGAGTGCAGCCCCCGGCCTATGACTGGGGCCGGTTGCTCAGCGACGGGCTCACCAGGGTGTACATCTCCCCGGGCGCGGCGCTCGGCCCAGCCGTCGCCATCGTCTTGGCCGGGCTGGCGTTCAACATGGTGGGCGAGCGCCTGGCCGATTCCATCGGTGGGCGCAAAGCCGTGTCCCGCCGACGGACCCAGGCCGCGCTCGCTGCCGTTCCCACCCCCGAGCCGGATGCGATCTCGACGTCCGGCGGAGACGCACTTCTGGAGGTTCGGCACCTGCAGGTGCTCTACACCGCGGCCGACGGCACGGTCACCACTCCGGTGCGCGACGTGTCGTTCTCGGCCGCCGCGGGGGAGACGGTCGGTATCGTCGGTGAGTCCGGATCGGGCAAGAGCGTTGCGACGTCGGCGATCGCGCAGCTGGTCGAAGCCCCTGGCTCGGTGCGGGCGCAGACATTGCGGTTCGGCGACGTCGACCTGCTGCGACCGACCAGGCAGACCGACGGCGAACTCGGCCGGACGATGTCGGTCGTGTTCCAGGACCCGGGCGAGGCGCTCAACCCGGCCCTGAAGATTGGAACCCATTTGATCGAACCCGCAGTGACCCACCTGCACGAACCCAAGCCCTCCGCCCGGCGTCGAGCCCTGGAGGCCCTGGCCGGGGTGGCGATCTCCGACCCAGAACGCAGGTATCGGCAGCATCAACACGAACTGTCCGGCGGCATGAAGCAGAGGGTGTGCATTGCCATCTCTCTGATGGGCGAACCCAAGCTGCTCATCGCCGACGAGCCCACGACCGCCCTGGACGTCACGGTCCAGCGGCAGATACTCCGGTTGATCGCCCAGGTGGGCGATCGGACGGGCGCCAGCATTCTGTTCATCTCCCACGACATCGCCGTCGTCTCGGAGATCTGTGACCGCATTCTGGTCATGTATGCAGGTTTCGTCGTAGAGGAGGCGCCAACGGCCCAGCTGCTCGCCGCGCCGGCGCATCCCTACACGCAACTATTGCTGGCCGCCAGCCCGACCATGACCGCGCGCAAGGATCTTCCGCTCACGTCCCTGGAAGGCCGGATGCCCGGCCCCGGGGTTGACCTCCCCGGATGCTACTTCGCAGATCGGTGCCCGCGGGCCGACGCCACCTGCGTCAGTACCCGCCCTCCGCTGGCCGAGGTCGGTGTCGGCCACCGAGCGTCCTGTTGGCACCCCCTGACCGGCTCCGTCCAGGGATCGCGCCAGGCCGAAGCGGCCGACGCGGTGGGTGCCGCATGA
- a CDS encoding M24 family metallopeptidase: protein MTSTETRFTPRLSADFFDRVQQLVREDAAAAGFAALFSDDPEDVAYLTGFFHHPCERPVAVWVPVDGACVLLLPELEREHAESQHARAEIVSYAEYPGVVPPFAALAAAVGPSGIVGHAVSTSFQRLAAVREQLPQWQFQPTELVVRARFGKHPEEIALHAEAARITDQMLSAGVALVADAVAAGAALPTEAELAAHVTSTGVRTMYAEHDDVVVVSPLAGGLVYAGANSAYPHGLPSGYRLRAGDTFMLSLGCAVGGRFVEGERTFLLGEPTSEQVRYYEAVRAAQEIGGHAIRPGVACAEVNRVCLQVIRDAGFGGFLRHRQGHGIGLGMHEPPWLEDGDPTLLAEGMIVSNEPGIYIPGHAGYRISDSMLVTAEGARPLTSFPRDLAHAVIAV, encoded by the coding sequence GTGACGAGTACCGAAACCCGTTTCACGCCGCGGCTGTCCGCCGACTTCTTCGACCGCGTCCAGCAACTGGTTCGGGAAGACGCCGCGGCCGCGGGGTTCGCGGCGTTGTTCAGCGATGACCCGGAGGACGTCGCATACCTGACCGGCTTCTTCCACCATCCTTGTGAGCGCCCGGTGGCGGTCTGGGTGCCGGTGGACGGCGCCTGTGTGCTCCTGCTGCCCGAACTCGAGCGCGAGCACGCCGAATCCCAGCACGCCAGGGCCGAGATCGTCTCCTACGCCGAGTATCCCGGGGTTGTGCCTCCGTTCGCCGCGCTGGCCGCGGCGGTGGGCCCGTCCGGCATCGTCGGCCACGCCGTGTCCACGTCGTTCCAGCGGCTCGCCGCGGTCCGGGAACAGTTGCCGCAGTGGCAGTTCCAGCCGACCGAGCTGGTCGTCCGGGCCAGGTTCGGCAAGCATCCCGAGGAGATCGCGCTGCATGCCGAGGCCGCCCGGATCACCGATCAGATGCTGTCCGCCGGGGTCGCCCTCGTTGCCGACGCGGTGGCCGCGGGCGCCGCGTTGCCCACTGAGGCCGAGCTGGCCGCTCACGTCACGTCCACCGGGGTGCGCACCATGTACGCCGAGCACGACGACGTGGTGGTGGTCAGCCCGCTGGCCGGTGGATTGGTCTACGCCGGAGCCAACTCGGCCTACCCGCACGGCCTGCCGTCCGGCTACCGGCTGCGGGCCGGCGACACCTTCATGCTCTCGCTGGGCTGCGCCGTTGGTGGTCGTTTCGTCGAGGGCGAGCGAACCTTCCTCCTCGGCGAGCCGACGTCCGAGCAGGTTCGTTACTACGAGGCGGTGCGAGCGGCCCAGGAGATCGGCGGTCACGCCATCCGCCCCGGAGTGGCGTGCGCAGAGGTCAACCGGGTGTGCCTGCAGGTCATCCGGGATGCCGGGTTCGGCGGGTTCTTGCGACACCGGCAGGGCCACGGCATCGGGTTGGGCATGCACGAGCCGCCGTGGCTCGAGGACGGCGATCCCACCCTGCTCGCCGAGGGAATGATCGTCTCCAACGAACCCGGCATCTACATCCCGGGTCATGCCGGTTACCGGATCTCCGACTCCATGCTGGTGACGGCCGAGGGAGCCCGTCCGTTGACCTCGTTCCCCCGGGACCTCGCACACGCCGTCATCGCGGTCTGA
- a CDS encoding TolB family protein, with protein MNNDHLVSPDGSWHYASAQDGHIWQFPWDGGVGQRISGPKQADRRFRHYLHGISPDGDSIAFVGTEAHGHDPAGTRSLWIRNTSAGTERLLGEGFSPADGPEFSPDGRWLYFNSEIASTTPGHAQIFRSDLEGGHLEQLSFDERVNWFPHVSPDGVYAAYLSFPAGTVGHPPDRRVTIRLLHLETRATRDVVRLDGGQGTLNVNSWSPDSRRLAYVAYPFRP; from the coding sequence TTGAACAACGATCACCTCGTATCGCCCGACGGCAGTTGGCATTACGCCTCCGCGCAGGACGGGCACATCTGGCAGTTTCCGTGGGACGGAGGCGTCGGTCAGCGGATCAGCGGGCCAAAACAGGCGGACCGAAGGTTCCGACACTATCTGCACGGCATATCTCCGGACGGAGATTCCATCGCCTTTGTCGGAACGGAGGCTCATGGCCACGATCCGGCGGGAACCCGGTCCCTGTGGATCCGCAACACGAGCGCGGGCACTGAAAGGCTTTTGGGGGAAGGGTTCTCGCCAGCGGATGGCCCGGAGTTCTCGCCCGACGGTCGGTGGCTGTACTTCAACTCCGAAATCGCTTCCACCACGCCGGGTCACGCCCAGATATTTCGCAGTGACCTCGAAGGTGGTCACCTCGAACAGCTGTCCTTCGACGAACGCGTGAACTGGTTCCCTCACGTGTCGCCGGACGGCGTGTACGCGGCCTACCTGAGTTTCCCGGCCGGCACCGTCGGTCACCCTCCCGATCGGCGTGTCACGATCCGGCTGTTGCACCTCGAAACGCGCGCCACCCGGGATGTGGTGCGCTTGGACGGGGGTCAAGGCACGCTGAACGTGAACAGCTGGTCTCCCGACTCCAGAAGGTTGGCCTACGTGGCCTACCCGTTCCGGCCATGA
- a CDS encoding alpha/beta fold hydrolase: protein MFVEINGNPLAVEVMGPERAPVLIAHHGAPGLGSRSEPRASFGRLADTYRVVVFDARGSGQSGGEGPFTHEQWAADVDGLREWIGVDQVIMAGGSYGGFISLEYATRYPDRVRALVLRDTAADHAHEKLSRTNALASARIEVDVAKLDRINAGLVRDDEDLRDCWREILPLYDFNYDPANVEAKVAATPYRYATHNFAFAHNIPNYDIKHLLPSISCPTLITVGRTDWITPVSCSETIHALIPGSELVIFEESGHSPQVEQAEEWTAAVREFLTRVDQGRAPADVR, encoded by the coding sequence ATGTTCGTAGAGATCAACGGCAACCCGCTGGCCGTCGAGGTGATGGGACCAGAACGTGCACCCGTGTTGATCGCCCATCACGGTGCGCCTGGCCTTGGCTCTCGGTCGGAGCCACGCGCCAGCTTCGGTCGGTTGGCCGACACCTACCGGGTGGTGGTGTTCGACGCCCGCGGATCGGGCCAGAGCGGGGGCGAGGGGCCGTTCACCCACGAGCAGTGGGCCGCCGACGTCGACGGGCTGCGGGAGTGGATCGGGGTCGATCAGGTGATCATGGCCGGCGGCTCCTACGGCGGGTTCATCTCGCTGGAGTACGCCACCCGCTATCCCGATCGGGTGCGGGCCCTGGTGCTCCGCGACACCGCGGCCGATCACGCGCACGAGAAGCTCTCCAGGACGAATGCCCTGGCCTCCGCCCGGATCGAGGTGGACGTGGCAAAGCTGGACCGGATCAACGCCGGTCTGGTGCGCGATGACGAAGACCTGCGTGACTGCTGGCGGGAAATCTTGCCGCTCTACGATTTCAACTACGATCCGGCGAACGTGGAGGCCAAGGTGGCGGCGACCCCCTACCGGTATGCCACCCACAACTTCGCCTTTGCCCACAACATCCCGAACTACGACATCAAGCACCTGCTCCCATCGATCAGTTGCCCGACCCTGATCACCGTCGGCCGCACCGACTGGATCACACCAGTCAGCTGCAGCGAGACCATCCATGCCCTGATCCCGGGCTCGGAGTTGGTCATTTTCGAGGAGTCGGGGCATTCTCCACAGGTGGAGCAAGCTGAGGAGTGGACCGCCGCGGTGCGGGAGTTCCTGACCCGGGTCGACCAAGGCCGAGCCCCGGCGGACGTTCGTTGA
- a CDS encoding ABC transporter ATP-binding protein yields the protein MNTALSVRDLGVRYGSVVALHDVSFDLAPGRVLGLVGESGSGKSTTARAVVGLAPHTGRITIGDTDLSVVSARAARQARRRVQLVFQDPRSSLDPRFTVAECVAEGLGAGRGRDTSRRVEELLELVSLDPDLGRSRPGQLSGGQRQRVAIARALAAEPEVLVADEVTASLDVSVQAVVLNLLRRLQSELGLSMLFISHNLAVVRYMCDDVAVMFDGHIVEEGTVEDVISRPQHPYTRSLLAAVPEVGQHRLLSDSAIEASSASAPAPGPGCEYRLRCPVGPLRRDDRAVCNTENPLPEAINRVHHASCHFAPARSTESPVVVG from the coding sequence ATGAACACGGCACTGAGTGTTCGGGATCTCGGCGTTCGCTACGGTTCGGTCGTCGCACTGCACGACGTGTCCTTCGACCTGGCCCCCGGTCGCGTCCTGGGCCTGGTCGGGGAATCAGGCTCGGGAAAGAGCACGACCGCGCGCGCCGTGGTCGGGCTGGCGCCGCACACCGGGCGCATCACGATCGGCGATACGGACCTGTCTGTCGTGTCGGCGCGTGCGGCGCGGCAGGCCCGCCGACGCGTGCAACTGGTCTTCCAGGATCCGCGCAGCTCACTCGACCCGCGGTTCACCGTGGCCGAATGTGTCGCCGAGGGTTTGGGCGCCGGCCGCGGCCGGGACACCTCCCGAAGGGTCGAGGAGCTGCTCGAACTGGTCTCGCTGGATCCGGATCTCGGCCGCTCGCGGCCGGGTCAGCTGTCCGGGGGGCAGCGGCAGCGCGTCGCCATTGCGCGTGCCCTCGCCGCCGAACCCGAGGTGCTGGTGGCCGACGAGGTCACGGCGTCGCTGGATGTCTCGGTCCAGGCCGTGGTGTTGAACCTGTTGCGGCGTCTGCAATCGGAACTGGGGCTGTCCATGTTGTTCATCAGCCACAACTTGGCGGTGGTGCGCTACATGTGCGACGACGTCGCGGTCATGTTCGACGGGCACATCGTCGAAGAGGGGACCGTGGAAGACGTCATCTCGCGGCCGCAGCACCCCTATACCCGTTCTCTCCTTGCGGCAGTGCCTGAAGTCGGCCAACATCGGTTGCTGTCGGATTCGGCGATCGAGGCCAGCTCTGCTTCTGCCCCGGCGCCCGGTCCTGGGTGTGAGTACCGGCTGCGTTGCCCGGTCGGCCCGCTGCGCCGCGACGACCGCGCCGTCTGCAACACCGAGAACCCGTTACCGGAGGCCATCAATCGCGTTCACCACGCCAGCTGCCACTTTGCTCCGGCGCGGTCGACGGAGAGCCCTGTGGTCGTCGGATGA
- a CDS encoding Lrp/AsnC family transcriptional regulator → MRAWPTLDELDRRIIVALQQDGRASWTSIAEVCQSSVPTVARRAQQLIDEGVVRISVMPELGSSGPVESFIVRLGCRPGSQLDVAAALVQREEVRFLAVVTGPDDLVFELVVPKGASSYPRMIKEMQTIDGVQRWHSDLLLHVYKVAHDWSKQLLGDQGNDVPPREPADCQPSHLDSTDRQIIAELRDDGRAGFKVIAERLGLNESTVRRRFDRLQENGCVTVLTLIPAAALGLESETLMTVQVKPGAIGLVAAELARHRAVRYLAATLDGNALLCEVIATSTQSLFEFITTVLAKLDGVLGWSASMELLFLKRGFVETPWWRDQTDLVEPG, encoded by the coding sequence ATGCGAGCATGGCCAACGTTGGACGAACTGGATCGCCGCATCATCGTGGCGCTCCAGCAGGACGGCCGCGCAAGTTGGACCTCGATCGCCGAGGTGTGCCAGTCCTCCGTGCCCACCGTGGCCAGGCGAGCCCAGCAACTCATCGACGAAGGCGTGGTGCGGATATCGGTCATGCCGGAGCTCGGCAGTTCCGGGCCGGTCGAGTCGTTCATCGTTCGGCTCGGCTGCCGACCGGGTTCGCAACTCGACGTCGCCGCGGCCCTGGTCCAGCGGGAGGAGGTGCGGTTCCTGGCCGTCGTCACCGGACCGGACGACCTGGTCTTCGAACTGGTGGTGCCCAAGGGCGCGAGCAGCTATCCGCGGATGATCAAAGAGATGCAGACGATCGACGGAGTGCAGCGCTGGCATTCGGATCTGCTGCTGCATGTGTACAAGGTGGCCCACGACTGGAGCAAGCAGCTGCTCGGCGACCAGGGCAACGACGTGCCCCCTCGAGAGCCGGCCGACTGCCAGCCGAGCCACCTCGACAGCACGGACCGCCAGATCATCGCGGAGCTTCGGGACGACGGCCGGGCCGGGTTCAAGGTGATCGCCGAGAGACTCGGGCTGAACGAATCCACCGTGCGCCGCCGATTCGATCGATTGCAGGAGAACGGCTGCGTGACGGTGCTGACCCTGATACCGGCGGCCGCTCTCGGTCTGGAATCGGAGACCCTCATGACGGTCCAGGTGAAGCCGGGAGCCATCGGCCTGGTGGCCGCGGAGCTCGCCCGGCACCGGGCCGTGCGCTATCTCGCCGCCACGCTGGACGGCAACGCCCTGCTGTGTGAGGTCATCGCCACCTCGACCCAATCACTGTTCGAGTTCATCACCACGGTGCTGGCCAAGCTGGACGGTGTGCTCGGCTGGAGCGCGTCGATGGAGTTGCTCTTCCTCAAGCGGGGATTTGTGGAGACGCCCTGGTGGCGCGACCAGACGGACCTGGTCGAGCCGGGCTGA
- a CDS encoding LacI family DNA-binding transcriptional regulator translates to MTVLVTESEDRKVTVADIAAAAGVSVATVSKVLNDRPDVSRKTRALVQALLEQHQYVRTPRTKTGNEPAPRRPPGGGLIDIVFNDAGSPWAAEMISGVQSAARAARVSVVVSVLGPGNEDRRQWVQDVTDRGSQGVILVASLSAADRGRVSQLGVPFVSVDPVGDFDSDLLSFGVFNWGGAATATQHLLDLGHRRIGTVTGPMRYLCSQERLAGYRATLERAGIESDPALIRPGDFHFESAVRGATELLQLADPPTAIFAANDEQALGVYTAVQRQGLRVPEDLSVVGFDDVPMSQWVLPPLTTIRQPIRELAELATGALLQTAHNAPTAPTRARTELPTTLVVRSSTAPPRPRRTAKRP, encoded by the coding sequence GTGACCGTACTCGTCACGGAGTCTGAGGACCGCAAAGTCACAGTGGCCGACATCGCGGCGGCCGCAGGAGTCTCGGTGGCCACCGTCTCGAAGGTGCTCAACGACCGTCCCGACGTGTCCCGCAAGACCCGAGCCCTGGTGCAGGCGCTGCTCGAGCAGCACCAGTACGTTCGCACTCCCCGCACCAAGACCGGCAACGAGCCGGCCCCGCGTCGTCCGCCCGGTGGTGGCCTCATCGACATCGTCTTCAACGACGCCGGATCGCCATGGGCGGCGGAGATGATCAGCGGCGTCCAATCGGCTGCACGCGCGGCGCGTGTCTCGGTCGTCGTGTCCGTGCTCGGCCCGGGTAATGAGGACCGGCGACAGTGGGTGCAGGACGTGACCGATCGGGGCTCTCAGGGCGTCATTCTGGTGGCGAGTCTCTCCGCGGCCGACCGCGGCCGCGTGAGCCAGCTTGGCGTTCCGTTCGTTTCGGTCGACCCGGTCGGTGACTTCGACTCCGACCTCCTCTCCTTCGGCGTGTTCAACTGGGGTGGCGCGGCCACCGCGACGCAGCATCTCCTCGACCTGGGTCATCGCCGCATTGGCACCGTCACCGGCCCGATGCGCTACTTGTGCAGCCAGGAGCGTCTGGCCGGCTACCGGGCCACCCTGGAGCGGGCGGGCATCGAATCCGATCCAGCGCTCATCCGACCGGGCGACTTCCACTTCGAGTCCGCTGTGCGGGGAGCGACGGAACTGCTGCAGCTGGCCGACCCGCCCACGGCCATTTTCGCGGCGAACGACGAGCAGGCGCTGGGCGTCTACACCGCCGTCCAGCGTCAGGGCTTGCGGGTCCCGGAAGACCTCAGTGTCGTGGGCTTCGACGACGTCCCCATGTCGCAGTGGGTACTCCCGCCGCTCACGACGATCCGCCAACCGATCCGGGAACTGGCCGAGTTGGCCACCGGCGCGCTGCTGCAGACCGCACACAACGCGCCCACGGCGCCGACCAGGGCCCGCACGGAGCTGCCCACCACGCTCGTCGTCCGGTCGAGCACGGCACCGCCACGGCCTCGCCGGACGGCCAAGAGGCCCTGA
- a CDS encoding ABC transporter permease, producing the protein MTTPKTPISERSSITSGASAPAIAGLEPVATELPGAARATWRAFRREPLGLIGLAVMGLLIVVAVAAPLIAAYPAGYGDTVLATPSGAHLFGTDSLGRDVLAEVVWGSQQSMLVAFAASFIAIAIGTALAMIGAYFPRADGPIGVLVDLTLSLPVLPLMILVAALVGPSTVTIICVVAAFSWPEVTRVVRSQALAVVKLPYVDAARLMTTSPFWIITRHLIPAVTPVIVVSVVLTASRAVLSAAGLSFLGLGDPNTWSWGRILYEAQQSGAMSSAWWLTLFPSIAILLLVLSATLLSISYNDARNPRSRRR; encoded by the coding sequence ATGACGACGCCCAAGACTCCCATCTCCGAGCGGTCAAGCATCACGTCGGGCGCTTCGGCGCCGGCCATCGCCGGGCTGGAGCCGGTCGCCACCGAACTGCCCGGTGCGGCTCGCGCCACCTGGCGCGCCTTCCGCCGAGAACCATTGGGCCTCATCGGACTTGCGGTGATGGGGTTGCTGATCGTGGTCGCGGTCGCTGCACCGTTGATCGCTGCCTATCCGGCCGGATACGGCGACACCGTGCTGGCCACCCCCTCCGGAGCTCATCTGTTCGGTACCGACAGTCTCGGCCGGGATGTGCTGGCCGAGGTGGTCTGGGGGTCGCAGCAGAGCATGCTGGTGGCTTTCGCCGCTTCGTTCATCGCCATCGCGATCGGCACCGCGCTGGCCATGATCGGCGCGTATTTCCCGCGCGCCGACGGTCCGATCGGGGTGTTGGTCGACCTGACCCTCTCGCTCCCGGTGCTGCCGCTGATGATCCTGGTGGCTGCGCTGGTCGGGCCGAGCACGGTCACCATCATCTGCGTGGTGGCCGCCTTCAGCTGGCCGGAGGTCACCAGGGTCGTTCGGTCGCAGGCTCTGGCCGTCGTCAAACTGCCGTACGTCGATGCGGCGCGGCTGATGACCACGTCACCGTTCTGGATCATCACGCGGCATCTGATCCCCGCCGTCACACCGGTCATCGTGGTGTCGGTGGTGCTGACCGCCTCCCGCGCGGTCCTGTCCGCCGCCGGACTGTCCTTCCTGGGCCTCGGGGATCCGAACACCTGGTCCTGGGGCCGGATCCTCTACGAGGCGCAGCAGTCGGGGGCCATGTCCAGCGCCTGGTGGCTGACGCTGTTCCCGTCGATCGCCATCCTCCTGCTGGTCCTGTCGGCCACCTTGCTGTCGATCTCCTACAACGACGCCCGCAATCCGCGGTCGCGTCGCCGCTGA